From a region of the Oryzias melastigma strain HK-1 linkage group LG4, ASM292280v2, whole genome shotgun sequence genome:
- the LOC112150365 gene encoding cortexin-1, with the protein MNTFPSFSTPPPSTPTLQSVCKPCLRAPWRMNDVATLDYELLLSPSSSSLPGGPGGGSSSAPLNLVVVDTEQRTALAFVGLLLLFLVFLLVRCFRILLDPYSRMPASSWTDHKEGLERGQFDYALV; encoded by the coding sequence ATGAACACCTTCCCGTCCTTCTCCACCCCTCCACCCAGCACCCCGACCCTCCAGTCGGTGTGTAAGCCCTGCCTTCGGGCCCCGTGGAGGATGAACGATGTGGCCACACTGGACTACGAGTTGCTGCTGTCTCCATCCAGCTCCTCGCTGCCCGGCGGCCCtggcggcggcagcagcagcgccCCCCTGAACTTGGTGGTGGTGGACACCGAGCAGCGGACTGCCTTGGCCTTCGTCGGCCTGCTGTTGCTCTTCTTGGTCTTCCTGCTGGTCAGGTGCTTCAGGATCCTGCTGGACCCCTACAGCCGCATGCCCGCGTCATCCTGGACTGACCACAAGGAGGGGCTGGAGAGGGGTCAGTTTGATTATGCACTGGTGTAG